A genome region from Stenotrophomonas bentonitica includes the following:
- a CDS encoding M13 family metallopeptidase: MKLSHLAPLGLTLAIAASLAACGKTETAPAATTADAKPAFDLSQIKTPLISLNSADLDPAIAACTDLNGFVNSKWLKANPVPNDQTTWGSFEILRERSLEVQHALVQQAAASQAKAGSVEAKIGDIWKTGSDEAKIEAAGIAPLQPQLDKIAALNDTAAITQYLRDSQAQGQGVLFSLFANADYKDSANVIAYVGQGGLGLPEKGYYFDESQAKIRDAYVAYIAQALTLSGVDAAQAKTDAQAVMDFETRLAKASLSRIELRDPAKRYNPLSAADADKLTPNFSWTALFDTLKIPAAQKFSLAQPAFFTEVDKMLTDVPASTWQAYLRFHTVDDAAPYLSSAFEKANFDFYGTTLRGQKEMQPRWKRVLESVNTSIGEGLGQLYVDAVFPAESKEQMQHLVENLSVALKARLEKLEWMGEDTRKKALEKWASFTPKIGYPDKWRDWSGFETNADSYLGNMQAARAFNYRYMLDKVGKPVDKTEWGMTPQTVNAYYNATKNEIVFPAAILQAPFFDAKADPALNYGGIGAVIGHEMMHGYDDSGSQFAANGNFDNWWTDSDRKAFTGRTDQLVAQFDGYESLPGVNVKGKLTLGENIGDLGGLTVAYDALQMALKENPKANVEVDGHSQDQRFFMNWATVWRRNFTDGELRVRLNTDPHAPANFRANGAPSNMPAFAQAFECKSGDAMVRADDKRVVIW; the protein is encoded by the coding sequence ATGAAGTTGTCCCACCTGGCCCCGCTGGGCCTGACCCTTGCCATTGCCGCCTCGCTGGCCGCGTGTGGCAAGACCGAGACCGCTCCGGCGGCCACCACTGCCGATGCCAAGCCGGCCTTCGACCTGTCGCAGATCAAGACCCCGCTGATCTCGCTCAACAGCGCCGACCTCGACCCGGCCATTGCCGCGTGTACGGACCTCAACGGGTTCGTCAACAGCAAGTGGCTCAAGGCCAACCCGGTGCCGAACGACCAGACCACCTGGGGCAGCTTCGAAATCCTGCGCGAGCGCTCGCTGGAAGTGCAGCACGCGCTGGTCCAGCAGGCCGCCGCCAGCCAGGCCAAGGCCGGCTCGGTGGAAGCCAAGATCGGCGACATCTGGAAGACCGGCTCGGACGAAGCCAAGATCGAAGCCGCCGGCATCGCACCGCTGCAGCCGCAGCTGGACAAGATCGCCGCACTGAACGACACCGCCGCCATCACCCAGTACCTGCGCGACAGCCAGGCACAGGGCCAGGGCGTGCTGTTCTCGCTGTTCGCCAACGCCGACTACAAGGACTCGGCGAATGTGATCGCCTACGTCGGCCAGGGCGGCCTCGGCCTGCCGGAGAAGGGTTACTACTTCGACGAATCGCAGGCCAAGATCCGCGACGCCTATGTGGCCTACATCGCGCAGGCGCTAACCCTGTCCGGCGTCGACGCCGCGCAGGCCAAGACCGACGCCCAGGCCGTGATGGACTTCGAAACCCGCCTGGCCAAGGCCTCGCTGTCGCGCATCGAACTGCGTGACCCGGCCAAGCGCTACAACCCGCTCAGCGCCGCCGACGCCGACAAGCTCACCCCGAACTTCAGCTGGACCGCGCTGTTCGACACCCTGAAGATTCCGGCCGCGCAGAAGTTCTCGCTGGCCCAGCCGGCCTTCTTCACCGAAGTCGACAAGATGCTGACCGACGTGCCGGCCTCCACGTGGCAGGCCTACCTGCGCTTCCACACCGTCGATGACGCCGCGCCGTACCTGAGCAGCGCCTTCGAAAAGGCCAACTTCGACTTCTACGGCACCACCCTGCGTGGCCAGAAGGAAATGCAGCCGCGCTGGAAGCGCGTGCTGGAATCGGTCAACACCTCCATCGGCGAAGGGCTCGGCCAGCTGTACGTCGACGCCGTGTTCCCGGCCGAATCCAAGGAGCAGATGCAGCATCTGGTGGAAAACCTCTCGGTGGCGCTGAAGGCGCGCCTGGAGAAGCTGGAATGGATGGGCGAGGACACCCGCAAGAAGGCGCTGGAGAAGTGGGCCAGCTTCACTCCGAAGATCGGTTACCCGGACAAGTGGCGCGACTGGTCGGGCTTTGAGACCAACGCTGACAGCTACCTGGGCAACATGCAGGCCGCGCGTGCGTTCAACTACCGCTACATGCTGGACAAGGTCGGCAAGCCGGTCGACAAGACCGAGTGGGGCATGACCCCGCAGACCGTCAATGCCTACTACAACGCGACCAAGAACGAGATCGTGTTCCCGGCTGCGATCCTGCAGGCACCGTTCTTCGACGCCAAGGCCGACCCGGCATTGAACTACGGCGGCATCGGCGCGGTGATCGGCCACGAAATGATGCACGGCTACGACGACTCGGGCAGCCAGTTCGCCGCCAACGGCAACTTCGACAACTGGTGGACCGATAGCGACCGCAAGGCCTTCACCGGCCGTACCGACCAGCTGGTCGCGCAGTTCGACGGTTACGAGTCGCTCCCGGGCGTGAACGTGAAGGGCAAGCTGACCCTGGGCGAGAACATCGGCGACCTCGGCGGCCTGACCGTGGCCTACGACGCGCTGCAGATGGCGCTGAAGGAAAACCCGAAGGCCAACGTCGAGGTCGACGGCCACAGCCAGGACCAGCGCTTCTTCATGAACTGGGCCACCGTGTGGCGTCGCAACTTCACCGACGGTGAGCTGCGCGTGCGCCTGAACACCGACCCGCACGCCCCGGCGAACTTCCGCGCCAACGGTGCACCGTCGAACATGCCGGCCTTCGCGCAGGCGTTCGAGTGCAAGAGCGGCGATGCGATGGTGCGCGCCGACGACAAGCGCGTGGTGATCTGGTAA
- a CDS encoding GNAT family N-acetyltransferase, whose translation MATRNRMPPWHEIFKAPSGHELLIRPIRPEDGAPLKAAFSLFGPEEIRDRLLQSVTELSDESMQRLTHPNPKGEITLVAAENETPGDAVVGALARASIVPGTREAEYAILISRFLIGQGLGRQLMRKLVKWARGKYLDRLYGDVLEANVPMKQLAASLGFKQVPHPNEGSGLVRMVLELDPGQ comes from the coding sequence ATGGCTACCCGTAACCGCATGCCGCCCTGGCACGAAATCTTCAAGGCTCCCAGCGGCCACGAACTGCTGATCCGCCCGATCCGTCCCGAAGACGGCGCACCGTTGAAGGCCGCCTTCAGCCTGTTCGGGCCGGAGGAAATCCGCGACCGTCTGCTGCAGTCGGTCACCGAGCTGTCCGACGAGTCGATGCAGCGCTTGACCCATCCCAACCCCAAGGGCGAGATCACCCTGGTGGCTGCCGAAAACGAAACGCCCGGCGACGCCGTGGTCGGTGCGTTGGCGCGCGCCTCCATCGTGCCCGGCACCCGCGAGGCCGAGTACGCCATCCTGATCAGCCGCTTCCTGATCGGCCAGGGCCTGGGCCGGCAGCTGATGCGCAAGCTGGTCAAGTGGGCGCGCGGCAAGTACCTGGATCGCCTGTACGGCGACGTGCTGGAAGCGAACGTGCCGATGAAGCAGCTGGCCGCCTCGCTCGGCTTCAAGCAGGTGCCGCATCCGAATGAAGGCTCCGGCCTGGTGCGCATGGTGCTGGAGCTCGACCCGGGCCAATAG
- the mfd gene encoding transcription-repair coupling factor yields MSRTSYPAPPLPRSGQLRAWWRAPASPTALAWYIARAADAHAGPLLVIARDNHGANQIESDLRTLLGSTSDLPVVAFPDWETLPYDAFSPHPDIISQRLAALHQLPTLKRGIVVVPVQTLLQQLAPLKYIIGGSFDLKVGQRLDLDAEKRRLEAAAYRNVPQVMDPGDFAVRGGLLDVFPMGADAPLRVELLDEDIDSIRAFDPESQRSLDKVDAVRMLPGREVPLDELSVSRVLATLRERFDVDTRRSALYQDLKAGLAPAGVEYYLPLFFDQTATLFDYLQPNALPVIAAGVGEAAASFWAQTQNRYEQRRHDVERPLLAPSELYLSPEALNAHLNTLPRIEVWGGDHARIEEASPLGDQPLPPLPVAARDAPAGEALKTFIGHYPGRVLIAADSPGRREALLEVLLAAELKPPVVADLPTFLADDTQRFAITVAPLEDGFALDTPPLAVLTERQLFPERAGQTRRSRRAGREPEAIIRDLGELTEGAPIVHEDHGVGRYRGLIVLDAGGMPGEFLEIEYAKGDRLYVPVAQLHLISRYSGASPETAPLHSLGGEQWSKAKRRAAEKVRDVAAELLEIQARRRARAGLALHVDRAMYEPFAAGFPFEETQDQIAAIEATLRDLASSQPMDRVVCGDVGFGKTEVAVRAAFAAASAGKQVAVLVPTTLLAEQHYRNFRDRFADWPLRVEVLSRFKTAKEIKAELEKVAAGTIDVIIGTHRLLQPDVKFKDLGLVVVDEEQRFGVRQKEALKAMRANVHLLTLTATPIPRTLNMAMAGLRDLSIIATPPPNRLAVQTIITAWDNALLREAFQRELSRGGQLYFLHNDVESIGRMQRDLAELVPEARIGIAHGQMPERELERVMLDFQKQRYNVLLSTTIIESGIDIPNANTIIINRADRFGLAQLHQLRGRVGRSHHRAYAYLVVPDKRSMTPDAEKRLEAISSMDSLGAGFTLATHDLEIRGAGELLGEDQSGQMAEVGFSLYTELLERAVRSIRLGKLPDLDSGEEVRGAEVELHVPALIPDDYLPDVHTRLTLYKRISSARDSGELRELQVEMIDRFGLLPDAAKHLFAVAELKLQCNALGIRKLELGENGGGIVFEAQPRIDPMAVIQMIQKQPKLYTMDGPDKLRIKVPLPLPEDRFNAAKALLTTLTPG; encoded by the coding sequence ATGTCACGCACTTCCTATCCCGCTCCGCCGCTGCCCCGTTCCGGGCAGCTCCGCGCCTGGTGGCGCGCTCCTGCATCGCCGACGGCGCTGGCGTGGTACATCGCGCGCGCCGCCGATGCGCATGCCGGGCCGCTGCTGGTCATCGCCCGCGACAACCACGGCGCCAACCAGATCGAGTCCGACCTGCGCACCCTGCTGGGCAGCACGTCGGACCTGCCGGTGGTGGCGTTCCCGGACTGGGAAACGCTGCCCTACGACGCCTTCAGCCCGCACCCGGACATCATCTCGCAGCGCCTCGCCGCCCTGCACCAGCTGCCCACGCTCAAGCGCGGCATCGTGGTGGTGCCGGTGCAGACGCTGCTGCAGCAGCTGGCCCCGCTCAAGTACATCATCGGTGGCAGCTTCGACCTGAAGGTCGGGCAGCGCCTGGACCTGGACGCGGAAAAGCGCCGGCTTGAGGCCGCCGCCTACCGCAACGTGCCGCAGGTGATGGACCCGGGCGATTTCGCCGTGCGCGGCGGCCTGCTCGACGTGTTCCCGATGGGCGCCGACGCGCCGCTGCGGGTCGAGCTGCTCGACGAGGACATCGATTCGATCCGTGCGTTCGACCCGGAAAGCCAGCGTTCGCTGGACAAGGTCGACGCGGTGCGCATGCTGCCCGGCCGCGAAGTGCCGCTGGACGAGCTGAGCGTGTCGCGGGTGCTGGCCACCCTGCGCGAGCGCTTCGACGTCGACACCCGGCGCAGCGCGCTGTACCAGGATCTCAAGGCCGGCCTGGCACCGGCCGGCGTGGAGTACTACCTGCCGCTGTTCTTCGACCAGACCGCCACGCTGTTCGACTACCTGCAGCCGAACGCGCTGCCGGTGATCGCGGCCGGCGTGGGCGAAGCGGCGGCCTCGTTCTGGGCACAGACCCAGAACCGTTACGAACAGCGACGCCACGACGTGGAGCGCCCGCTGCTGGCGCCGAGCGAGCTGTACCTCAGCCCCGAGGCGTTGAATGCACACCTGAACACCCTGCCCCGCATCGAAGTGTGGGGCGGGGACCATGCGCGCATCGAGGAGGCCTCGCCGCTCGGCGACCAGCCGCTGCCGCCTTTGCCGGTGGCCGCGCGCGACGCGCCCGCGGGCGAGGCACTGAAGACCTTCATCGGCCACTACCCGGGCCGGGTGCTGATCGCAGCCGATTCGCCCGGCCGCCGCGAAGCGCTGCTCGAGGTCCTGCTGGCAGCGGAGTTGAAGCCGCCGGTGGTGGCCGACCTGCCCACCTTCCTGGCAGACGACACCCAGCGCTTCGCGATCACCGTAGCGCCGCTGGAAGATGGCTTCGCGCTCGATACCCCGCCGCTGGCGGTCCTGACCGAGCGCCAGCTGTTCCCCGAGCGCGCCGGCCAGACCCGGCGCAGCCGCCGCGCCGGGCGCGAACCCGAAGCGATCATCCGCGACCTCGGCGAGCTGACCGAAGGCGCGCCGATCGTCCACGAAGACCATGGTGTCGGCCGTTACCGCGGCCTGATCGTGCTCGACGCCGGTGGCATGCCGGGCGAGTTCCTGGAAATCGAATACGCCAAGGGCGACCGGTTGTACGTGCCGGTGGCCCAGCTGCACCTGATCAGCCGCTACTCTGGTGCATCGCCGGAAACCGCGCCGCTGCATTCGCTGGGCGGCGAGCAGTGGAGCAAGGCCAAGCGCCGCGCAGCCGAAAAGGTCCGCGACGTCGCCGCCGAGCTGCTGGAAATCCAGGCCCGCCGCCGCGCGCGCGCCGGGCTGGCGCTGCACGTGGACCGGGCGATGTACGAGCCGTTCGCGGCCGGCTTCCCGTTCGAGGAAACCCAGGACCAGATCGCCGCCATTGAAGCGACGCTGCGCGACCTGGCGAGCAGCCAGCCGATGGACCGCGTGGTCTGCGGCGACGTCGGCTTCGGCAAGACCGAAGTGGCCGTGCGTGCCGCCTTTGCTGCGGCCAGTGCCGGCAAGCAGGTGGCGGTGCTGGTGCCGACCACGCTGCTGGCCGAACAGCATTACCGCAACTTCCGCGACCGCTTCGCCGACTGGCCGCTGCGCGTGGAAGTACTCTCGCGCTTCAAGACCGCCAAGGAAATCAAGGCCGAGCTGGAGAAGGTGGCCGCCGGTACCATCGATGTGATCATCGGTACCCATCGCCTGCTGCAGCCGGACGTGAAGTTCAAGGACCTGGGCCTGGTGGTGGTGGACGAGGAGCAGCGCTTCGGCGTGCGGCAAAAGGAAGCGCTGAAGGCGATGCGCGCCAACGTGCACCTGCTGACCCTGACCGCCACGCCGATTCCGCGCACGCTCAACATGGCCATGGCCGGGCTGCGCGACCTTTCGATCATCGCCACCCCGCCGCCGAACCGGCTGGCGGTGCAGACCATCATCACCGCCTGGGACAACGCGCTGCTGCGCGAGGCCTTCCAGCGCGAGCTGTCGCGCGGCGGCCAGCTGTATTTCCTGCACAACGACGTGGAAAGCATCGGCCGCATGCAGCGCGACCTGGCCGAACTGGTGCCCGAGGCACGCATCGGCATCGCCCACGGTCAGATGCCCGAGCGCGAGCTGGAACGGGTGATGCTGGACTTCCAGAAGCAGCGCTACAACGTGCTGCTGTCGACCACGATCATCGAGTCGGGCATCGACATCCCCAACGCCAACACCATCATCATCAACCGCGCCGACCGCTTCGGCCTGGCCCAGCTGCACCAGCTGCGCGGCCGTGTCGGCCGTTCGCACCACCGCGCGTATGCGTACCTGGTGGTGCCGGACAAGCGTTCGATGACGCCGGATGCGGAAAAGCGGCTGGAAGCCATTTCTTCGATGGATTCGCTGGGGGCCGGTTTCACCCTGGCCACCCACGACCTGGAAATCCGCGGTGCCGGTGAGCTGCTCGGCGAAGACCAGAGCGGGCAGATGGCCGAGGTCGGCTTCAGCCTGTACACCGAGCTGCTGGAGCGCGCGGTGCGCAGCATCCGGCTGGGCAAGCTGCCGGACCTGGATTCGGGCGAGGAAGTGCGCGGTGCGGAAGTGGAGCTGCATGTGCCGGCGTTGATCCCGGACGATTACCTGCCCGACGTGCACACCCGGCTGACCCTGTACAAACGCATCAGCAGCGCGCGCGACAGCGGCGAACTGCGTGAGTTGCAGGTCGAGATGATCGACCGCTTCGGCCTGTTGCCGGACGCGGCCAAGCATCTGTTCGCGGTGGCGGAGTTGAAGCTGCAGTGCAACGCGTTGGGCATCCGCAAGCTGGAGCTGGGCGAGAACGGCGGCGGTATCGTGTTCGAGGCGCAGCCGCGCATCGACCCGATGGCGGTGATCCAGATGATCCAGAAGCAGCCCAAGCTGTACACCATGGACGGCCCGGACAAGCTGCGCATCAAGGTGCCGCTGCCGCTGCCGGAAGACCGCTTCAACGCGGCCAAGGCGTTGTTGACGACGTTGACGCCGGGGTGA